From Acidimicrobiales bacterium, a single genomic window includes:
- a CDS encoding type 1 glutamine amidotransferase domain-containing protein: protein MVLRGKKVVVLAADLFEDTELLYPVYRLREESVAVTIAGLDDSPVTGKKGHGPVEVDTTVDEVVEGDFDALVIPGGFAPDKLRRSAAVLDLVRAFDRSGKPIAFICHAGWVPISAGILKGRHATSVGAIRDDMVNAGVDWADEETVVDGNLISARTPADLGPWMKALLSALAAESD from the coding sequence ATGGTGCTGAGAGGCAAGAAGGTCGTCGTGCTGGCCGCGGACCTGTTCGAGGACACAGAGCTGCTCTATCCCGTGTACCGGCTCCGGGAGGAGAGCGTCGCGGTCACCATCGCCGGGCTCGACGACTCCCCGGTGACGGGCAAGAAGGGCCACGGTCCTGTCGAGGTCGACACCACCGTCGACGAGGTGGTGGAAGGTGACTTCGACGCCCTGGTCATCCCCGGAGGCTTTGCCCCGGACAAGCTCCGCCGGTCTGCGGCCGTGCTGGACCTGGTCCGGGCCTTCGACCGGTCGGGCAAGCCGATCGCCTTCATCTGCCATGCGGGCTGGGTGCCGATATCGGCGGGGATCCTCAAGGGCCGCCACGCCACCAGTGTCGGCGCCATCCGGGACGACATGGTGAACGCCGGGGTGGACTGGGCGGACGAGGAGACCGTCGTCGACGGGAACCTGATCTCGGCCCGCACGCCGGCCGATCTGGGGCCCTGGATGAAGGCCCTGCTGTCCGCTCTGGCGGCCGAGAGCGACTGA
- a CDS encoding SCP2 sterol-binding domain-containing protein, with translation MAKYPFLSDEWMLEARKIREEYRGKGTPTPHVVKMNLNITTVPFGGGVVQAHMDTSSGELEMDTGHIDPSDLTVTVDYETAKAIFVEQNPQAGMQAFMAGKVKVEGDMTKLMVMQATPPDPTAIEVSGKIKEITE, from the coding sequence ATGGCCAAGTACCCGTTCCTCTCCGACGAGTGGATGCTGGAGGCCCGCAAGATCCGCGAGGAGTACCGGGGCAAGGGCACGCCCACCCCCCACGTCGTGAAGATGAACCTCAACATCACGACCGTCCCGTTCGGGGGAGGTGTCGTTCAGGCCCACATGGACACCAGCTCGGGGGAGCTGGAGATGGACACCGGCCACATCGACCCCTCCGACCTCACCGTGACGGTCGACTACGAGACGGCCAAGGCCATCTTCGTGGAGCAGAACCCCCAGGCGGGGATGCAGGCGTTCATGGCCGGCAAGGTCAAGGTCGAGGGGGACATGACCAAGCTGATGGTCATGCAGGCCACCCCTCCCGACCCCACCGCCATCGAGGTCTCCGGGAAGATCAAGGAGATCACGGAGTAA
- a CDS encoding 4Fe-4S dicluster-binding protein → MPAATRPERIENRERNPKWKNAPFRIEMSECINCDTCLRHCPPQFGAIFNHGIDVIIVPELCSGCRKCLDPCPVDCIYEDPEWSAAPDDWWEEPQGAEDPYV, encoded by the coding sequence ATGCCGGCGGCCACCCGCCCGGAGCGGATCGAGAACCGGGAACGCAACCCGAAATGGAAGAACGCGCCCTTCCGGATCGAGATGTCGGAGTGCATCAACTGCGACACCTGCCTGCGTCACTGTCCCCCGCAGTTCGGGGCGATCTTCAACCACGGGATCGACGTGATCATCGTCCCCGAGCTGTGCTCGGGGTGCCGCAAGTGCCTGGATCCGTGCCCGGTCGACTGCATCTACGAGGACCCCGAATGGAGCGCCGCCCCCGACGACTGGTGGGAGGAGCCCCAGGGGGCCGAGGACCCCTACGTGTGA
- the gatC gene encoding Asp-tRNA(Asn)/Glu-tRNA(Gln) amidotransferase subunit GatC, translated as MSRISRDDVAHVAHLARLALSDDEIDLFAGQLAAVLEHAEDVAALDTSGVAPTAHPLPVRNVLRPDEPGPCLDREEVLAEAPQAEEGRFRVPRILGEEP; from the coding sequence GTGAGCCGCATCTCCCGGGACGACGTGGCCCACGTGGCCCACCTGGCCCGGCTGGCCCTGTCCGACGACGAGATCGACCTCTTCGCCGGCCAGCTGGCGGCCGTGCTGGAGCACGCCGAGGACGTGGCGGCCCTCGACACCTCGGGGGTGGCCCCGACCGCCCACCCCCTGCCGGTCCGGAACGTCCTGCGCCCCGACGAGCCCGGCCCCTGCCTGGACCGGGAGGAGGTGCTGGCCGAGGCGCCCCAAGCCGAGGAGGGCCGGTTCCGGGTCCCGCGGATCCTCGGGGAGGAGCCGTGA
- the gatA gene encoding Asp-tRNA(Asn)/Glu-tRNA(Gln) amidotransferase subunit GatA, translating to MTGAAGPGGGGPGREPTALDLADAVRTGRRTAREVLEDHLEVVAVREAEVHAFNLVLADQARAEADVVDAAVAAGRDPGPLAGVPVALKDNLCTRGIPTTCSSRILEGWRPPYDATAVSRLRAAGAVVVGKTNLDEFAMGSSTENSAFGPTRNPHDPSRVPGGSSGGSAAAVAAGFAALALGSDTGGSIRQPAALCGVVGAKPTYGLVSRYGLVAFASSLDQIGPFARNVEDAAALLEVIAGHDPADSTSLAAPPPLLAQVTGMGVEGLRLGVVTELMDGVEPAAAAAVQQAATALEGLGAKVGEVSVPAAVYGLSAYYLIAPAEASSNLARYDGVRYGLRTDAADITTMFSETRAAGFGPEVKRRIMLGTYALSAGYYDAYYGQAQRVRTLIIRDFEEAYRGFDALLAPTTPGPAFELGAKTEDPLAMYMSDVCTIPSNLTGQPALSVPWWPAGQSLPLGVQVMAPPLGEAVMFRVGAAVEAVAPAANGGSGR from the coding sequence GTGACCGGCGCGGCCGGACCGGGCGGCGGCGGACCCGGTCGTGAGCCCACCGCCCTGGACCTGGCCGACGCGGTGCGGACGGGGCGGCGCACCGCCCGCGAGGTGCTCGAGGACCACCTGGAGGTGGTGGCGGTCAGGGAGGCCGAGGTCCACGCCTTCAACCTGGTCCTGGCCGACCAGGCCCGGGCCGAGGCCGACGTCGTCGACGCCGCCGTGGCGGCGGGCCGGGACCCGGGGCCGCTGGCCGGGGTGCCGGTGGCGCTCAAGGACAACCTCTGCACCCGGGGGATCCCGACGACGTGCTCGTCGCGGATCCTCGAGGGCTGGCGGCCGCCCTACGACGCCACGGCAGTGAGCCGCCTGCGCGCCGCGGGGGCCGTCGTGGTCGGCAAGACCAACCTGGACGAGTTCGCCATGGGGTCGTCGACCGAGAACTCGGCCTTCGGCCCGACCCGCAACCCCCACGACCCGAGCCGGGTGCCGGGCGGCTCCTCCGGGGGCAGCGCCGCCGCCGTGGCGGCCGGGTTCGCGGCGCTGGCCCTCGGCTCGGACACCGGCGGGTCCATCCGCCAGCCGGCGGCGCTGTGCGGCGTGGTCGGGGCCAAGCCGACCTACGGCCTGGTCTCCCGCTACGGGCTGGTGGCCTTCGCCAGTTCCCTCGACCAGATCGGCCCCTTTGCCCGCAACGTGGAGGATGCCGCCGCCCTCCTCGAGGTGATCGCCGGGCACGACCCGGCGGACTCCACTTCTCTTGCGGCGCCTCCGCCGCTGCTGGCCCAGGTGACCGGGATGGGAGTCGAAGGTCTGCGCCTCGGCGTCGTCACCGAGCTGATGGACGGGGTGGAGCCTGCGGCCGCCGCGGCCGTTCAGCAGGCCGCCACCGCCCTCGAGGGCCTGGGCGCCAAGGTCGGCGAGGTGTCGGTCCCGGCCGCGGTGTACGGGTTGTCGGCGTACTACCTCATCGCCCCCGCCGAGGCGTCGTCCAACCTGGCCCGCTACGACGGGGTGCGCTACGGGCTGCGCACCGACGCCGCCGACATCACGACCATGTTCTCCGAGACCAGGGCCGCCGGGTTCGGGCCCGAGGTCAAGCGCCGGATCATGCTCGGCACCTATGCCCTGTCGGCCGGCTACTACGACGCCTACTACGGCCAGGCCCAGCGCGTGCGCACGCTGATCATCCGGGACTTCGAGGAGGCCTACCGCGGCTTCGACGCCCTCCTGGCCCCGACCACGCCCGGGCCGGCGTTCGAGCTCGGGGCCAAGACCGAGGACCCGCTGGCGATGTACATGTCGGACGTGTGCACCATTCCGAGCAACCTCACCGGCCAGCCTGCCCTCAGCGTCCCGTGGTGGCCGGCCGGACAGTCGCTGCCGCTCGGCGTGCAGGTGATGGCCCCGCCGCTCGGTGAGGCGGTCATGTTCCGGGTGGGCGCCGCGGTCGAGGCGGTGGCGCCGGCTGCGAACGGAGGGAGCGGACGGTGA
- the gatB gene encoding Asp-tRNA(Asn)/Glu-tRNA(Gln) amidotransferase subunit GatB, whose product MTTTKTEWETVVGLEVHCELRTATKLFCRCANRFGAEPNTLVCPVCLGLPGSLPVLNRQAVELAIRIGLALGCEVRPSVFHRKNYFYPDMPKDYQVSQYDEPINVSGHLELPDGSRVGIVRAHMEEDTGKITHVGGGGRIHESSHSLIDYNRAGVPLVEIVSEPDIRSAEQARAYVSELRAILVATGASDGKMEEGSLRVDANVSVRPVGSAELGTRCEIKNLNSLRSLGRAIEHEAERQAAVIEEGGTIRQETRHWDEAAGRTRSGRTKEQSEDYRYFPEPDLVPVAPDDDWLAAVAAGLPVLPAARRDRLAEAVGTAAGVGTAEVGLLVELGLDDLVVAAVAAGADGRIAVNRAANEIAAARAAGEANVELEPATFGRLVAMEADGRLTATQAKSVLAELLASGGDPEAIARAKGYEALSADALSGFVDQVITENPAEWEKMRAGDPKIAGFLIGRVMKLARGNADGAAVTEELRRRAAQT is encoded by the coding sequence GTGACGACCACGAAGACCGAGTGGGAGACCGTCGTCGGCCTCGAGGTCCACTGCGAGCTGCGCACCGCCACCAAGCTGTTCTGCCGGTGCGCCAACCGATTCGGCGCCGAGCCCAACACCCTCGTGTGCCCGGTGTGCCTCGGGTTGCCCGGGTCGCTGCCGGTGCTCAACCGCCAGGCGGTGGAGCTGGCCATCCGCATCGGGCTGGCCCTCGGCTGCGAGGTCCGCCCGTCGGTGTTCCACCGCAAGAACTACTTCTATCCCGACATGCCGAAGGACTACCAGGTCAGTCAGTACGACGAGCCGATCAACGTGTCCGGGCACCTCGAGCTCCCCGACGGGTCGCGCGTCGGCATCGTGCGCGCCCATATGGAGGAGGACACCGGGAAGATCACCCACGTCGGGGGAGGGGGGCGGATCCACGAGTCGTCCCACTCGCTGATCGACTACAACCGCGCCGGAGTGCCGCTGGTGGAGATCGTGAGCGAACCCGACATCCGCTCCGCCGAGCAGGCCCGGGCCTATGTGAGCGAGCTGCGCGCCATTCTCGTGGCGACGGGGGCCTCCGACGGGAAGATGGAGGAGGGGTCGCTGCGCGTCGACGCGAACGTGTCGGTGCGCCCGGTGGGCAGCGCCGAGCTCGGGACGCGCTGCGAGATCAAGAACCTCAACTCCCTCCGCTCCCTCGGCCGGGCCATCGAGCACGAGGCGGAGCGCCAGGCCGCCGTCATCGAAGAGGGCGGGACCATCCGGCAGGAGACCCGACACTGGGACGAGGCCGCCGGCCGGACCCGGAGCGGCCGGACCAAGGAGCAGTCCGAGGACTACCGCTACTTCCCCGAGCCCGACCTGGTGCCGGTGGCGCCGGACGACGACTGGCTGGCGGCGGTGGCGGCGGGACTGCCGGTGCTGCCGGCGGCCCGGCGGGACCGGCTAGCCGAAGCGGTGGGGACCGCGGCCGGGGTCGGGACGGCCGAGGTGGGCCTGCTGGTCGAGTTGGGCCTGGACGACCTGGTGGTCGCGGCGGTGGCGGCGGGGGCGGACGGGCGCATCGCCGTGAACCGGGCCGCCAACGAGATCGCCGCCGCCCGGGCCGCAGGGGAGGCCAACGTTGAGCTCGAGCCGGCCACCTTCGGCCGCCTGGTCGCCATGGAGGCCGATGGTCGGCTGACGGCGACCCAGGCCAAGTCGGTGCTGGCCGAGCTGCTCGCGTCGGGAGGCGACCCCGAGGCCATTGCCCGGGCCAAGGGGTACGAGGCCCTATCCGCCGACGCCTTGTCGGGCTTCGTCGACCAGGTCATCACCGAGAACCCGGCGGAATGGGAGAAGATGCGCGCCGGGGACCCCAAGATCGCGGGCTTCCTCATCGGCCGGGTGATGAAGCTGGCCCGGGGCAACGCCGACGGGGCGGCGGTGACCGAGGAGCTCAGGAGGCGGGCGGCGCAGACATGA
- a CDS encoding endo-1,4-beta-xylanase, whose amino-acid sequence MPTLRQLAGPTGLRIGAAVDVNALATDPGYASALGAEYDMVTPDNTMKWVTTEPRPGRFDYTAADHLVQFAQANGMLVRGHNLVWFEQNPAWLDQAATGPGAAGRMQAALRRHVTALVSHFRGRVAQWDVVNEAVGDDGSLRPDLWLQSMGQAYVALAFEWAHAADPAATLFYNDYGIEEPGPKSDAVYSLLADLRARGVPVGGVGFELHVTGPDAFDAAALRQQMARFAGLGLQVAVTEMDVRMRPPFSSAQLDQQAADYAGALEACEDQPSCKTFVTWGFTDGDSWIPGTFPGYGDALPFDARLRPKPAAYALQATLMSAPPAS is encoded by the coding sequence ATGCCCACCCTGCGCCAGCTGGCCGGTCCGACCGGGCTGCGGATCGGGGCGGCCGTCGACGTCAACGCCCTGGCCACCGACCCGGGCTACGCGTCGGCGCTCGGTGCCGAGTACGACATGGTGACGCCCGACAACACGATGAAGTGGGTCACGACCGAACCCCGGCCCGGTAGGTTCGACTACACGGCGGCCGACCACCTCGTGCAGTTCGCGCAGGCCAACGGGATGCTCGTCCGGGGCCACAACCTGGTGTGGTTCGAGCAGAACCCGGCCTGGCTGGACCAGGCCGCGACCGGGCCGGGCGCGGCGGGGCGGATGCAGGCGGCCCTGCGCCGCCACGTCACCGCGCTCGTCTCTCATTTCCGGGGGCGGGTGGCCCAGTGGGACGTGGTCAACGAGGCGGTCGGGGACGACGGGTCGCTGCGGCCCGACCTGTGGCTGCAGTCGATGGGACAGGCCTACGTGGCCCTCGCGTTCGAGTGGGCCCACGCTGCGGATCCCGCCGCCACGCTCTTCTACAACGACTACGGGATCGAGGAGCCCGGGCCCAAGTCCGACGCCGTGTACTCGCTTCTCGCCGACCTCCGGGCCCGCGGGGTCCCGGTGGGAGGCGTGGGGTTCGAGCTCCACGTCACCGGCCCCGACGCGTTCGACGCGGCCGCCCTCCGCCAGCAGATGGCCCGCTTCGCCGGCCTCGGGTTGCAGGTGGCGGTCACGGAGATGGACGTCCGGATGCGGCCGCCGTTCAGCTCGGCCCAGCTGGACCAGCAGGCGGCGGACTACGCCGGGGCGCTGGAGGCGTGCGAGGACCAGCCGTCCTGCAAGACCTTCGTGACGTGGGGGTTCACCGACGGGGACTCGTGGATACCGGGGACCTTCCCGGGCTACGGCGACGCCCTGCCGTTCGACGCCCGGCTACGCCCGAAGCCGGCCGCCTATGCGCTGCAGGCGACACTCATGTCTGCGCCGCCCGCCTCCTGA